A genomic stretch from Helianthus annuus cultivar XRQ/B chromosome 1, HanXRQr2.0-SUNRISE, whole genome shotgun sequence includes:
- the LOC110863772 gene encoding uncharacterized protein LOC110863772: MAKNSIREAGFQWEKEMTMDQFRLFGIVLKFKALGWEAALSCYDGESERLYLDDVQQWVGTLKMDPGRRSPKTMSLTGRAGGVDVTMSMETLNEIARFDSKPASQYSYPTEEELKHPEKQSTWDAMLDEIFLEGKGRGADKKEELRVPARLLLTIVQQQVMPRKSDRASVRNPDVPILYSLIMSRPKISFRYLVMMNTWMSRNDFKRWQIPHVRLITALLKQHGAIREGSPFHIVQKKFTPWTLDGLKKFGWKYTRTERYHKLKHQGRKWRVLRPDARQLEPGERDEPQSDDSVMGESDGEDAEVDEGPSVRARAGVGSSMLQLRGMQFGFEDTCPGLDQLVQQARPSDYGEWPAYYQVIFDQNTRGFAQLRWDAQRNYSRQELWNRIHEYTHQREINHRAEDDRQRRLHTAWRTGQPVVENPPHIDYTSLPPYDGSVDYPVPPVHHSEWVDPHQERAQNQEEGRVVGAFGFGEFVDTLTSIFGPPQHRYH, from the coding sequence ATGGCGAAGAATTCTATTAGAGAGGCTGGTTTTCAGTGGGAAAAGGAGATGACTATGGATCAGTTCCGACTGTTTGGGATAGTTCTCAAATTTAAAGCCTTAGGTTGGGAAGCCGCTTTAAGTTGCTATGATGGTGAAAGTGAAAGGTTGTATCTGGATGATGTTCAACAATGGGTTGGGACTTTGAAAATGGACCCTGGTAGACGTTCACCGAAAACAATGTCGTTGACAGGTAGAGCTGGTGGAGTTGACGTAACAATGTCAATGGAGACACTTAATGAAATCGCTCGATTTGATTCAAAACCAGCCAGTCAATACAGTTACCCTACTGAGGAAGAATTAAAACATCCTGAGAAGCAGTCGACATGGGATGCAATGTTGGATGAGATTTTTCTAGAGGGGAAGGGTAGAGGTGCAGATAAAAAGGAGGAACTAAGAGTACCAGCGAGGTTATTGTTAACAATAGTGCAACAACAAGTCATGCCAAGAAAAAGTGACAGAGCATCTGTGAGGAATCCCGATGTGCCTATTTTGTACTCTTTGATCATGAGCAGACCGAAGATATCTTTTAGATATCTTGTTATGATGAACACTTGGATGTCTAGGAATGATTTTAAAAGGTGGCAAATCCCACATGTTCGTTTGATTACCGCATTGCTGAAGCAACATGGGGCAATTAGAGAGGGTTCTCCTTTTCACATTGTGCAGAAAAAGTTCACACCATGGACCCTTGATGGGTTGAAAAAATTTGGATGGAAGTATACCCGAACAGAACGTTACCACAAGTTAAAGCATCAAGGTAGAAAATGGAGGGTTTTGAGACCCGATGCTAGGCAATTGGAACCGGGTGAGAGAGATGAACCTCAGAGTGATGATTCAGTGATGGGTGAAAGTGATGGTGAAGACGCTGAGGTTGATGAGGGGCCTTCTGTTAGGGCCAGGGCTGGTGTTGGTTCGAGCATGCTTCAACTTAGGGGTATGCAGTTTGGTTTTGAGGATACTTGTCCAGGGTTGGATCAGTTGGTCCAGCAGGCAAGACCTTCCGACTATGGCGAATGGCCTGCGTATTATCAGGTAATCTTTGATCAGAATACCCGAGGTTTTGCGCAATTAAGATGGGATGCTCAGCGAAATTATAGTAGGCAGGAGCTTTGGAACCGCATTCATGAATATACTCACCAAAGGGAGATCAATCACAGGGCTGAGGATGATCGACAGAGGCGGTTGCACACAGCATGGCGTACAGGTCAGCCGGTGGTGGAAAACCCACCACACATTGACTACACTTCCCTTCCGCCTTATGATGGTTCAGTTGACTACCCAGTGCCTCCGGTTCACCATTCAGAGTGGGTGGACCCACACCAAGAGCGCGCTCAAAATCAGGAGGAAGGTCGGGTAGTAGGAGCATTTGGATTCGGGGAATTTGTGGACACGTTGACGTCCATCTTTGGACCTCCTCAGCATCGTTATCACTGA